In the Malania oleifera isolate guangnan ecotype guangnan chromosome 1, ASM2987363v1, whole genome shotgun sequence genome, one interval contains:
- the LOC131148356 gene encoding uncharacterized protein LOC131148356, with amino-acid sequence MIGESRIGRVLLDLGSSVNLLPFLIYEQLGLGELKRTTMMLQLANQSVKALRGIIEDLEEFDEKLPGSKGQIPEIDGTPHVFDARYTNGTFPVVISSHLTLEQEIELFQVLREHRGAIGWTIVDIKGIDPSICTNNIFLEGDAKPVRDAHLRLNPTMTKVVKNEVLKWLAADIIYLIFNSKWEFDITIRDKKGIKNFVADHLSHLQLPEVPVSPSPLNDDFPDEHLFPVSRAPWFVDIVNYLVTDRMPKHWLIQDKHVFLMMNSLL; translated from the exons atgattggtgaatctcgtatcgggagagTTCTACTTGAtctggggagtagtgtgaacttgctcccatttttGATATATGAACAATTGGGTTTGGGTGAgttgaagagaactactatgatgctacagttggcaaaCCAATCTGTCAAAGCTCTGCGAGGcattattgaggat CTTGAGGAATTTGATGAAAAATTGCCAGGATCGAAGGGGCAGATTCCTGAGATAGATGGTACCCCTCATGTGTTCGATGCAAGATacacaa acggcacattccctgtggtaatttcttcccACCTTACTCTTGAACAGGAAATTGAGCTATTTCAGGTACTAAGGGAGCATCGCGGAGCAATAGGATGGACTATTgtagacatcaagggtatcgacccctCGATTTGCACTAATAACATCTTCCTTGAAGGAGAtgctaaaccagttcgagatgcacaTCTAAGGTTGAATCCAACAATGACAAAGGTGGTAAAGAACGAAGTGCTGAAATGgttagctgctgacatcatctatctGATCTTcaacagcaaatgg GAATTTGACATCACCATTCGAGACAAAAAGGGCATAAAAAATtttgtagctgaccatctctcTCATTTGCAACTACCTGAGGTGCCTGTATCCccctctcccttaaatgatgattttcctgatgagCATCTTTTTCCAGTATCACGCGCTCCATGGTTTgttgatattgtgaactaccttgtcactgACCGAATGCCAAAACATTGGCTAATTCaggataagc ATGTGTTCCTAATGATGAATTcacttctgtga